From Salvelinus fontinalis isolate EN_2023a chromosome 30, ASM2944872v1, whole genome shotgun sequence, one genomic window encodes:
- the tekt3 gene encoding tektin-3 has translation MELMGSTLTAEYTRPKTSQFFPAISNMVSSYRSHQPVLAMNPSANQPWRTNAYYRTGSAAAIPSLSSIQRENLGFDLVRAKTMFYPSNRSAMITRYTPDDWYKSNQSNYRESESSRNSAERMRRDTIRLMQDKDQLTRRTQETTSKNIGERLNDISFWRSELNHEIDNMVSEIMALTEVKRRLERAMQETEGPLQVSQECLYHREKRMSIDLVHDNVEKDLIREVETIKSCQERMRRHLDKAIAQLASNRAAQHELERDLSDKVTAQRIDNRCHHLRNASDGINYYRGIERLDPSLSLPDSWSKFTDDNILHSQSERAASHKLRDVIEILLNATSNEMWKHFNAVNVAFTNRMSETADAKNSLQTHLAKTLQEIFQTEMLIESLKKALRDKECPLKVAQTRLDERTRRPNVELCRDNPHHRLVGEVREIEDTIHKLRERLMEAENTLQKLVKTKAALEHDLSIKANSLFLDQEKCMGIRKSFPSTPRLVGYT, from the exons ATGGAGCTAATGGGATCCACCCTGACGGCGGAGTACACCCGACCCAAAACCAGCCAATTCTTCCCAGCCATCTCCAACATGGTGTCCTCCTACCGGAGCCACCAACCTGTGCTGGCCATGAACCCCAGTGCCAACCAACCCTGGAGGACTAACGCCTACTACCGCACAGGCAGTGCTGCcgccatcccctccctctcctccatccagagGGAGAACCTAGGCTTCGACCTGGTCCGGGCCAAGACCATGTTCTACCCGTCAAACCGGTCAGCCATGATCACCCGCTACACCCCAGACGACTGGTACAAGTCCAACCAGAGCAACTACCGTGAGTCAGAGTCGTCCAGGAACAGTGCTGAGCGGATGAGGAGGGATACCATCAGGTTGATGCAGGATAAAGATCAGCTGACCAGGAGGACCCAGGAGACCACCAGTAAGAACATCGGGGAACGCCTCAACGACATCAGCTTTTGGAGGTCAGAGTTGAACCATGAGATAGACAACATGGTGAGCGAGATCATGGCCCTCACTGAGGTGAAGAGAAGGCTGGAGAGAGCCATGCAGGAGACCGAGGGGCCTCTGCAG GTGTCCCAAGAATGCCTGTATCACAGAGAGAAGCGAATGTCCATTGATCTGGTTCACGACAACGTGGAGAAAGATCTCATAAGG GAAGTGGAGACCATTAAGTCATGccaggagaggatgaggagacatCTAGACAAAGCCATCGCTCAACTAGC GTCAAACCGAGCAGCTCAACATGAGCTGGAGAGAGACCTCAGTGACAAGGTGACAGCCCAGAGAATAGATAATAGGTGTCACCATCTCAGGAATGCGTCAGACGGGATCAACTACTACAGAGGGATCGAGAGACTGGACCCATC GCTCTCCCTGCCCGACTCGTGGTCAAAGTTCACAGATGACAACATCCTTCACTCCCAGAGCGAGCGGGCTGCTTCCCACAAGCTGCGTGATGTTATTGAGATCCTGCTGAACGCCACGTCCAACGAGATGTGGAAACATTTCAACGCCGTCAACGTGGCCTTCACCAACCGCATGTCAGAGACCGCCGACGCCAAGAACAGCctgcagacacacctggctaag ACCCTCCAGGAAATCTTCCAGACAGAGATGCTGATAGAGAGCCTGAAGAAGGCTCTGAGGGACAAGGAATGCCCCCTGAAGGTGGCCCAGACCAGGCTGGACGAGAGGACACGCAGGCCCAACGTGGAACTCTGCAGGGACAACCCACACCACAG ACTGGTGGGAGAAGTGAGGGAGATAGAGGACACCATCCACAAGCTGCGTGAGAGACTGATGGAGGCAGAGAACACCCTGCAGAAGCTGGTGAAGACCAAGGCTGCCCTGGAGCATGACCTGTCCATCAAGGCTAACTCCTTGTTCCTGGATCAGGAGAAGTGCATGGGCATAAGGAAGAGCTTCCCCAGCACTCCACGCCTGGTGGGATACACCTAA